In Solobacterium moorei, a single genomic region encodes these proteins:
- a CDS encoding MBOAT family O-acyltransferase codes for MNKLMYSAPLYFVAFLPMIIMLYQLCPQKFRKFVLLLANYAFFFIWSKFFLVYQVITMLITYVSAKVIDHTANKKTKKISLFIAIVINLGVLVVLKYTNFFGENIFAIFHQPFTPVRLIAPIGISYYTLQMISYLIDTSSGKIHSDHSIVDFAVYANFFPTLIQGPITRFNEIKDSIHAGNPITYQNLKFGSQRILFGLMKKMIIADRLDPAVSKIFTSYTQDGLFSLIGAVLCTIQLYMDFSGIVDICLGSAEIFGIKLPENFRQPFFAENASDFWRRWHITLGTFLRDYVFYPISLAKPIRRLSKFFTKHFSKAAGKFIGPFIALFAVWFLNGLWHGPYWSYIFYGLYYFCFMVLEIILKKPIDTFLKKYQIDDNHIGLRLFRFIKLFIIVIIGELFFRAQTLAVGWTMFSSIFTNFNLSTFNGTLPFLRLDMIDWIIVIVGALTIFLVDIYKEFHGSIRNAIEQKPTWIRWSIIYTCIFTTLIFSAYGPGYDIVAMIYAEF; via the coding sequence ATGATAATTATGTTATATCAGCTTTGTCCACAGAAGTTCAGAAAGTTTGTACTATTACTCGCAAACTATGCTTTCTTCTTTATATGGTCAAAGTTCTTCCTTGTATATCAAGTGATTACCATGTTAATAACGTATGTATCTGCGAAAGTCATTGATCATACAGCAAATAAGAAAACCAAAAAGATATCTCTTTTCATAGCGATAGTAATTAACCTTGGTGTATTGGTTGTATTAAAGTATACAAATTTCTTTGGCGAAAATATCTTCGCTATCTTCCATCAACCATTTACACCTGTACGCTTAATCGCCCCAATTGGAATTAGCTATTATACCTTACAAATGATTTCCTATTTGATAGATACATCAAGTGGAAAGATTCACTCTGATCATAGTATTGTGGATTTTGCAGTATACGCAAATTTCTTCCCTACCTTGATTCAAGGCCCAATTACACGTTTCAATGAAATCAAAGATAGTATTCATGCAGGTAATCCAATTACATATCAAAATCTGAAGTTTGGTAGTCAACGAATTCTATTCGGTTTGATGAAGAAGATGATTATCGCAGATAGACTAGATCCTGCAGTCAGTAAAATCTTTACATCCTACACACAAGATGGATTGTTTAGTCTTATCGGTGCTGTACTATGTACAATCCAGTTGTATATGGATTTCTCAGGTATCGTAGATATCTGCTTAGGTAGTGCAGAAATCTTTGGAATTAAATTACCAGAAAACTTTAGACAACCATTCTTCGCTGAGAACGCTTCTGACTTCTGGCGTCGTTGGCATATCACACTGGGTACTTTCCTACGTGACTATGTCTTCTATCCGATTTCACTTGCCAAACCAATTCGCCGTCTATCAAAGTTCTTTACAAAACATTTTAGCAAGGCAGCAGGTAAGTTCATCGGACCATTCATTGCGCTATTTGCAGTATGGTTCTTAAATGGTTTATGGCACGGTCCTTATTGGTCTTATATCTTCTATGGTCTTTATTACTTCTGTTTCATGGTTCTAGAAATTATATTGAAAAAACCCATCGATACTTTCTTAAAGAAATATCAGATAGATGATAATCATATTGGCTTACGCCTCTTTAGATTTATAAAGTTATTTATCATTGTTATCATTGGCGAGCTATTCTTCAGAGCCCAGACTTTAGCAGTTGGGTGGACGATGTTTAGCAGTATCTTTACAAACTTCAATCTATCCACATTTAATGGCACATTACCATTCTTACGTTTGGACATGATTGATTGGATCATTGTGATTGTTGGAGCCCTAACCATATTCCTTGTGGATATCTATAAGGAATTCCACGGTTCGATCCGTAATGCAATCGAGCAAAAACCAACATGGATACGTTGGTCTATCATCTATACCTGTATCTTCACAACTCTCATATTTAGTGCCTATGGTCCTGGATATGATATCGTTGCGATGATATACGCAGAGTTCTAA